The DNA segment TAAATCTTACGCCTTCATCTGGCGATGAATAACCATACCAAGATGCGTTATTGGCGCATCCCACATATTTACACAGGCCGACGGACTTCCGGAGGCCACTGCCGTGCAGCCAAGGGGGGCCAAATGGCGGACCAGAAACAGCTTCGTGCTAAAACGACTCGATCCCGATACGGACGTCGGTCGCTATCCGCTTTGGTGGCTAGCCTGATTACCGGCGGGGTTTTATTAACCAGTTCCACCGGCTGCACTGCCTTTAGTGCTGCCAGTCAGAAACTGAAACGGAATGATTGCATTGATGATTTTGTCATCGGATATCGCAATCAAGCGTTGGCTGCCAAGGCTTGGCATGCTCAGAAACATTGCTTCGCCAATCAACCGCACACGCGTCACTTCGAAGCCGGATTTCGATCTGGATATGAAGATGTCGCCAGTGGTTCCGATGGCTGCACACCCTCGATCGCTCCACAGGAGTATTGGGGCTGGCGTTATCAGTCACCTGAAGGGCAAGCCAAAGTGGCCGCCTGGTTTGCGGGCTATCCGCTGGGTGCCAAAGCAGCCGAACAAGATGGCTTAGCCCACTGGTCTGAGATTCCAACGATGTTCTCCAAGCCTGCAGAGCAACCAACCGAACCGCCGGTTGAAGCTCCCGAGCCGGAACTACCTCAGCCGCCGCCTCAAGGGGTGCCCGTCATGATCCAACAAACGACTTTTGACATGGCTCCGACTCCTGCAGTCCCTTACCAACCGGCAACGACGCGAAGTCTCGCCGCACCGCCGGCGGGTTCAGGCAACGTACCGTTCCCTTCGTACCCGTTCAACGCATCTAAATAGGCTGCCACTACATAACGGAAACTCCGTTCCCTGTGGTCGTCTTACTGCACTCCGATTTGCCTGTTTACCTGTGAGTATATTGCGATGAGAATCTATCGCTCTCGATTTCGATCCATCACGCCCACCAAGGCGTCCTCGGGACCGTCCGGATGCGGACGCTGGTTGGCTCCATTGCAATTGGCGTCAGCCATGCTGCTATTGGTCTCGACCGGCTGTACGGCGCTGACCAATCCAATTCACGGGGTACCCGCAAATCGATTGCCATCGCAGCTATTTGCCAAACCAAAAAACAACTTGGTTCCCATTGATATTTCCCTGTTAACGTTGGAGCCGCCACGCAGCTACCAACTGGATTCGGGCGATATCCTGGGGATCTATGTTGAAGGCGTTATGCCGTTTGTTCCTTTGGACAAACCACCTGAGCCTCCTCCGGTGAACTTCCCAGATGCGAGCAGCCTACTGCCTCCTTCGATTGGGTATCCGATCCCGGTTGCTGAGGACGGGACCCTCTCCTTACCGCTGCTCTCGCCGCTGAACGTTCGCGGTTTGACACTGGACCAAGTTCGCGAAGCGATTCGACAGGCTTACATCGAACGGGAGATCATGCCCGCGGATAAGGCTCGACCTGTCGTAACACTGATCCAAGAGCGGACCTACAACGTAATCGTCGTCCGTCAGGACAATGTATCGAGCAATCTAAACGGGGAGATCCGAGGGAGCAGCGATGAAAGCTCCAGCGGCAAACTGGTGAAACTTCCCGCTTATCAAAACGATATCCTGCACGCCCTTGTGCAAACCGGTGGACTACCAGGATTGAAAGCGAAGAACGAAGTCCAAGTACTTCGCTCCAGCAAAGCCGATAAGATTAAACGGGCTCAGTTTGTTAGCGAATTCTATCGCCATCAAGCGGCCGCACAGTGTGACCCTTGTGCTTGCCCACCTGAATTGCCCGCCGACCCTTCGATCCTTCGCATCCCGCTGCGATTACCACCCGGCGTGGTTCCCAGCTTAAGCAATGATGATATCCGGCTAGAAGATGGCGACATCGTCTACATCGAATCTCGCGAGACCGAAGTCTTCTATACCGGTGGCTTGCTGCCTGGTGGCGAACACATGCTCCCTCGTGACTACGACTTGGATGTCCTCGGAGCGATCGCGATCACCGGCGGAAACATTGGTGGCACCAGCGGCAATGGCGGTGGCGGTGGCGGGATGAGGGGCGGTATCGGAGGCTTTGGTGGAGTCCCACCGGGGCAACTTTATATCCTCCGCGAAACCGAATGTGACGGACAAGTGATCATCGAAGTCGACCTGAACAAAGCGATCATGAATCCTCGCAGCCGACCATTGATCCAGGCCGGCGACGTCCTGATCCTTCAATACAAGTGTGAAGAAGAGATCGTGAACTTCGGTCTTGGAACCTTCTTCACCTATGGTATCCAAGAAATGCTCCGTAACTAACGGATCAGGACCGAACCAGACGAATACCGAGCGGCAGTGTTTCTCCGAACACTGCCGCTTCGTCGTCTGTCTCCAGTCGGCCGCCATCTCGAACCAACGAACAATAGTGTTCACTGGCTCCGGCCCCTCTTAACCAAGCGACGACCGCATCTCGGTCGTGTTCCGCCAGGTCTCGAAAACGATCTCCCGTTGGGAGCGAAAGCTGAACGAGGGCTAGCGGCAGACTGCTACAGTCTGCCTTGCGTGCCGTTAATTGCTCGACCCAACGAGCCACTTCGTCGCGTGGGACGGTTGTATTGAGTGGGCCGTAGGTTAGTTGCCGGCTTCCCAACCTTCCGATCGTCCAGATCATCGCCTCATGTAGTTTCGCGTGCTTTTTGTTTTTGGACATCTGCAACGCCAATCTTCCCCACTCGATTTTTGTTTGGATGTCCAAACGCTCCAGCGAACCAACCAATCGCCAATTCTCTAAAGCTTCATTGGTTGGCATTCGGACCCCTTTGCCTCGTAACATCGCGTTCAAGGGAAGGACCAATTGCTCTTGCTGTGCCGGAGTCAATCCACCAGCGATCCGCCGCCACAGAATGGCCGATTCGATGCTGGACGAAGCAGCAGGAAAAGCCAATTTATTGTGGATCACACGCCACGTCTGTGCGACTCGCCAATCGTCGACGGCCACTCCGTAGCCTGGACGCAAACAATAACCCAACAGATTCAGCCAACGCGATTCATGCTGAGGCGACACACGGCGTCCGGCCTGTTCATCAAACAGGGTCTGCCAAAAAGAACGCAGCAACGATGGCGGCCATGCGGCGCGGGGCTGTTCTAAAATGGACTGCAATGCTTTAACCAGCCGACTGGGTGGCTGCGAATCGCCTTTCCAATCACTCGCAAAGACCGAAGCTATCTGTTCTTCGCACTGGGACACGGTTTCACTGTCCACAATCCCTGCCGCTTCGCCTCCCCCTTGGTGTGCGGTACGATCGGTTTCCAGGGTACTGCGAATATCGAAGTCCAATTTCCATCGCTGCCCCGAAACGGGATCGACGCAATGAAGCCCAACCGTTCCGATCTCGCTTAGTTCGGCCTCGACCAAGACCCGCAGCGTGGTCTCTTTCCGGCGACGTTTCTGGACCAGTGCCGTACAAATCGGCGGCAACGGCGTCGCTTCCCCCGACTGCATGGGAATCACCTCTCCCACGTCATCAGCCAATCGCGTGCTGCTAACCCACAACGGAAACTGAACCGGAGTTCCAATTTGCATTTCTAGCGGATGCGTATCGGCGACAAACCGCTCTCCTGCCTCGGCACTGCCGGGGATCAGACAGAGCCCGGTTGGCGGGTGGTCGCTAACCTGCATGTAATAAGATCGTCCCAGGTTGGCCGCGATCCGAATGCCTTGCCCGCGACGAACCATCCCGTAATAGGCGGCCCCTCGCGAAACCGCTAAATCGAGGCGCTGATTATCCAGGACGGTTGGTTTCCAATCGGATTCGTCTGCGAACCAGCGAGTCAGCGAGTCAACGATCCGCTGGCCGATCGCCGGAGCTCCCATCACACCACCGTTAAACAGTACCAAGTCAGGGCGATCGGCTGCCTCGGTATCATCCCCCATCCCGCTACGGCGATGATCGGAGAGAAATGCAGCCAGATGTCGAGTGATCCCAGGGTCGGAGGCATACGGCAAACCAAACTCTTGGAACCCACTCTGCCCCGCTTCTGGACGCGTGTTGAGTTCCACCGCGGGAAAAAATCCGTCCAGTAGTGTCTGATCGACTTCGGCGGCCGTCAGCGAAATCTGAATCGCCCCGCCCACCAATCGTGCCCCTTCCGCAGGCAGATTGATCGTGTACTCCTCGGGCCTTTCGGTCGCCAACATCGTCTCCTTGACCACCCGTGACGCCTGTACCAACCGTTCCCATTGAGACGGGGTCAATTTCGTCTCAGGTTGATCCGCCTGCCATTTCGATTCGGCGTACTTGGCGATCGCCAGATCCAAATTATCACCGCCCAGGATCAAGTGCTTACCGACCGCGACACGATGAAACTGCACCTGTCCGCCACCGGCGGCTCGAACACGAATCAGCGTCAGGTCAGTGGTCCCTCCGCCGATATCGCAAACCAAAATCAACTGTCCCGGAGTAACCGCATCCTGCCAGGCTTCGCCCTGAGAATCGATCCAGGCATAAAACGCCGCTTGCGGTTCTTCGATCAAATAAACACGAGGCAAACCGGCCTGCTTCGCGGCTTGAACCGTCAATTCACGCGCCACTTCGTCGAACGATGCAGGCAACGTGATCACGACATCTTGATCGGCCAACAAGGCGTCGGGATGTTCGTAATCCCAAGCCTCGCGGAGATGTTTCAAGTAGGCCGCCGAGACATCGACCGGCGACAATCGTTGCACCCCCGCTTCACCGTGCCAGGGGAGCAGGTCCGCGGTCCGGTCGACCCCGTCGTGCGACAACCAACTTTTTGCAGACGAGGCTTGGCGGCCGGGATGTCGGCCTCCCGCATCGCGCGCGAACAAGCCAACGCAACTGGCCGGTGAGGACTCTTGCCACGGTAGCCGCGGCGCATCACCGGCCGCTTCCTCTACCGTCCATTCATAATGGAAAGAAGGCAACGTGTCGCGACGTTCCCATTGCCGCAGGTCGACCCACTGGGGGACTCGCAGCGATTCGACCTGCCAAGGATCTTGGGTCGTATCGACAAAACTAACCGCACAGTTGGTCGTTCCAAGATCGATGCCAACGACATACCGAGATAGATTAGTCTCCTCGGCCCCCTCCGCACTCTCGCTCATACCGGTTCCCCGTGACCCTCTTCACGAACGTTGAATTCCATCTTCCATTCTTCATCACTGCGGGTTGCCCGGCACCATAATTCGAACATTCCCAGTTCCGTGATTCGACTGTGAAACTGAACCGGCACGAAGGGTTCGTCCCCTGCGTTTTCGCTGGTCAATTGCAACTCGATGGGATCGCTTTCCACCAATTCTTCAGGACTCCAATGGTCCAATTTCGTGCCGGCGGTATCTTCGCTTCGCATGGTGGAAGCAAAGAAGCGAAACCGCGCCGACGTGCCGACAACCACTCCAACGGGATCGCTGGGAACGTCCATCTGTGTCCCTTCTTCCATACCCTGCGGGGCGACACAAAGAGCCCGCAGCGGACGCGGCATTCCGGGGATCGCTAGACCCGCGGTTTCAATTCCGATGTAATAAGCCCGTGCGGTCCCGCCGCGGATACGAATCCCACCTTGCCGTTTGGTCCACCCATAATAGGCGGCCCCGATGGCAACCGCGTGGTCCAGGTCTTCACCTTCGGTCAATGGCGTCAGTTTACCGTCACACCATCCACTCAATGTTGCAGTCAACCGTTCACGAATCGCGGGGCTGCGAAACACGCCTCCATTGAGAAGCAGATGCGTCGGACGACCGCCGGCCAAACCACTTTCCGAATCCCCCTCATTTTGATTCGCGAGGAAGGCGGCGATCTGTTTCGTGATCGCCGGATCCGATTCGTATGGCAAGCCAATATCTTGAAACCCACTGGCAACGTTTCGTTCGGGCCGAGCCTCCGCATTGCAGTTTGGAAAGAATCCATCCAGCAGGATTTCGGCCGCTTTCGTTTTGCTAATCGTTGTCGAAAGCGTCCCGCCGATCAACGAACTCCCTCGTCCTAAAACCGATACGGTTTGTTCTTCCGGTCCATCAGCCGACAGCAACTGTTCTTTAGCATTCCGGCAAGCATGCCAAAGCGAAACACTTTGCCATGGGTCAAGCGTATGTCCGTCCGCGGCCAACTGCTGCGACACCACATGGGCCAGCGTCAAATCCATGTTGTCGCCACCGACCAACAAATGATTCCCGACCGCCGTCCGCTGCAAAATCAATTCCCCTTCTTCCTCGGCAACCGAAACCAAAGTCAGGTCGGTTGTTCCCCCTCCAACATCGACAACCAACAGCGAATCCCCCGTCCCTAAACGCTGACGCCATTTGTCCGACTGTCCCGCTAACCAGCTGTAAACGGCCGCTTGCGGTTCTTCCAAAAGAACGAAATCGGCAGGCAACCCTGCATCCAAGGCGGCTTGTCGTGTCAATTCACGGGCCGCTGGATCGAAGGACGCGGGAACTGTCAGAACGACTTGTTGTTCAAGCAAAGGGTCTTCGGGATGAGCCGCTTCCCAGGCCGCAACCAAGTGCTGGAGGAAACGCGTCGTGCAGTCCATCGCCGAAACCTTGGAAACTTCGTCAGGAGCCTGCCAAGGAAGGATCGCCTGGCCGCGGCCCTGGCGATGGTGGCAGAGCCAGCTTTTGGCAGCCACGACGACCCGCTGTGGGTTCTCTGCCGCTTGCTGGCGAGCATAGATCCCCGCGACCCCATTGCGTGGATCGATCGGCAGAGAGCCTCGCAGCGATTCCAGTTCACCCTCACGAGGAAGGTACAAAAACGACGGAAGCGAAAATCGCGATTCCGTTTGCCCCGGCTGGACGATCTGTGGGATCGGCAGCAACGCGGGGATTCCTGCGGACTCCTCCAGAGGAGTGTACGCGACCACGGAATTGGTTGTTCCCAAGTCAATCCCGACGGAGAACTTTGCAGAAGTTGAGAGCACAGGGATTTCAGGGGTTTAGTAGGGGAAGACGTTAAGCAATCAAGTCACAAAAGTTTTGGTCGTCGATCAATGCTTTATCTGAGCCGGTGCAATAATTTTTGCGTCAGCATCCTGACCGGTCCACTCGGGCAAATCGACGCGGCTGGCTTTCCAACCTGGATGGACCAATTGTCCCGACGTTCCGCTTCCTTCGCCGATCCACTGATAAGCGGCCGGTGAAGCACCACTGGGAACTTCCACCTGGCTTCCCTCAGAACCTGCCACCACCGGCTGCAAGCCCATCACCCTTTCCAAAATGGATGCACACTGCAGCAGGCAAGGTCGAGCCGCAGCGCCGACCTGAGCGTCTGAATAGGCATCCAATTTTTCCTGCACCAAATCGACCAAGCGAGCCTCTCGCTGCAGAGTTGCTAGCAAGGCCACCGCATCGCTGCGCGCCGGCGGCAACGGAGCCGGCGGAACGGGAGCCGTTTCAATCCGAGCCGGTTCGGGCGCCGACACGGCGGATTCGCCCTCGAGTGCTAGCTGCACCCGCTGCGAAGTTTCTGAATTAAAAAGGGAGCCAAAAAAGGCTCGGAAAGCTGTACCCAGGGCCATGACAATCTCGAAGGGCTAAAGACTTCTAAAAATCGCAGATCTTGCGAACTATTTTTGCGAGCGATTTCTCTAGCTAATAGCCTGAATCGCAAAGTCGATTTCGTCCAGACGTGTGAAACCGCTCAAGTCGATCCGATTTCTGGCCGATATCTTTTCCATGCAACCAAGGGAACCTGTGAAACCGTCAGATATTGACCAATCATCACTGAATCCCTACGTTACTTAAATCACCAGCCGACAGCGGGTCGGACCGGTTTTTCAAAGCAAAAAGATCGGTATCGTCAAAAACGGCAGGTAACTATCGGCGACGTGGCCAAGCGGCTAAGGCATCGGATTGCAAATCCGACATCCCGGGTTCGAATCCCGGCGTCGCCTCTTTCGAATTCATCAGGACGAAACTTCGCTTTCTACCGATGAAACGGCAAAAAAACCCCAGCCCACCGTTTTTGGTGGGCTGGGGTTTTTTGTTGTCCTCCCGACGCTGGCTCTCGGATGATCAGCCCCGATTTATACAAAAATAGCCAAACCTACGACTTCTTCATCAAATTACTCGGCTACCAAGCGGGCATCGATCGGTATCTCCGGACGATGACGCTGGAAACCGCCCCTCGCCGGGTGCTTGATGCGGGCTGCGGCACCGGTCTGCTGGGACTGCATTTTCTTCAGCGTTTTCCCCAGACTCGTTTATTGGCGACCGACCTAGAACCCAATTTTCTGCAAGCGACGCTCGCCAATGCCGATTCGCGGAAAATCGACCGCAAGCGAATTGAAGTCGGCATCGCCAACATTTCAGCCCCCAGAAAAATCACCTCGCTAGATGGTCAACTGTCGACGCTCGATGAAGGGACTTTTGACCTGATCTGCGTCGGAGCGGTTGTGGGGTACGCGGACGATACAAAACAAAGCCTCCGTGAATTGGTCTCGCTGTTGGCTCCAGGTGGGACGTTGATCAATATCGAAATGAATGAAAGCCTCACCGGCCGATTTGTTTCCCATCGCTACCACTACCACAATATCCCGCTCGCTCAAATGCAACAGCTGCTCACGGAAGCTGGATGTGAGATGAAAGCGATGAAGCTAAGCCTAAAGCATCTGCCAGCCAAACTGACCAGAACCGCCATCGTCGCTCGCAAGAAGTAAAACCCTTTCTTGCGATCAGCCTAGAGGATCAATTCCAGCCAAACATCTGTGATATCGCAGTGGTGAAATCACCGCGGATTCGCATCAAATTCAGCCCAAAGGGAACGCCGCATTTCAAAAAAATGCGGCGACACCTTAGACTCTTTTCAACCAGAGAACCTGGTAGGGGGCAACTATCAGGTCCGTGCTACTGCCATAGGTTTGACCGCCGATCGCGTCTTCGAAGAACCGTCCTAGCCCCGCGGTTCGCAGCACATTACCCTCCAGTGACTGCGGTTGTTCGGAGAAGTTTGCGACCACCACCAAACGGTGGCTGTCTCGCGACCGAACAAATGTTAACAGATGTGTATTGCCTGACTGAACAAGGTCCATCTTTTGTCCGCCCAGCGCTGGCAATGACTTGCGCACCGTGATCATCCGCTGAAGCGACCGAAAGATCCGTCGCCTGAGCGATCCCGGCCCCGAGCCCAAACTGTCTCCCAGTTCCTCCAAGAACTCCCACTTCATTTTGGGACGGTGAACCCACCGCGTATCGCCTGCTTTGGCTGGATCTTCAACGAAATCATAATCGTTTAGCATTCCCCACTCTTCACCCAGATACAGCAGCGGAATCCCACCGATACTCAGTGCGACTCCCTGAAGAAGCAGGATACGGCCGATCGCTTCGTCCATTCCCTTTTCGTCTTCATGCTCAATCGCTAATTCAAGGCCTGCCAGGGAAGCCATCGTGCCGGCGATACGCATGTCCCCGGTCGCTTGGTTCTCTTGGAAAGGGATTCCGCGTGCAAACGATCCTTGAAACTGACCGGTGTAAAACCGATTGAGGAACTGCCGATGGTCATAGGCATTGATTCCTATCTTCGAGGCATCGGCATCATCAAAGGTCCAGCCGATATCATCATGGCAGCGAAGGTAGTTCACCCATGCCGTGTTTTCTGGCAATTGATGTCGGTGACTGAGCGACTGGGTCAATAATCGAACCTCACGCGTCGCCAACGATTCCCACAACAACGCCATCAACGTTGGATTATAAGAAATCTGGCATTCGTCGTGACCGATATACTTAACGACATCGTCCGGGTGCACGATCGCTTCGGATTTAAACAGCAGGCCTGGGGTTGCGATACTCGCCAATCGGTTAAACGCCTGGATCAAGGTATGGGCCTTCGGCAGATTTTCGCAATTGGTTCCCATCTGTTTCCAGATAAAGGCAACCGCATCCAGCCTTAAAATATCGACCCCGGTATCCGCGATAAAAAACAGCTCTTCCAGCATCGCTCGAAAGACCGATGGGTTGCTGTAATTCAGGTCCCACTGGAAACTATTGAACGTGGTCCAAACCCACTGTTGCATCCCGTCATGCCAAGTGAAGTTCCCTCTGCGGACGGTAGGAAAAATCTCGCGAAGGGTCTGCTCGTACCGGTCCGGAGTCTCTCGATCGGGATAGATGTAGTAAAACTCTTGATACTCCAACTCACCGGCCTGAGCTTTCTGAGCCCACTGATGATCATCCGAGGTGTGGTTAAAAACAAAATCGAGGACCAAGCAAATCCCCGCTTCACGGAGATCGTCCGCCAGTAGTCTGAGGTCCTCCATCGTTCCCAAGCGAGGATCGACCGAACGGTAATTACTGATCGCATAACCACCATCATTGTTTCCCGGGCGAACGGCAAACAGCGGCATCAAGTGAAGGTAGGTCAGCCCTAGTTCTTGAAAGTAACCAATCGATTCTCGCAAGCGTCCTAGATTGTCGCTAAACAAATCGACGTATAAGGCGCCGCCAACCATCTTCTCCGACGTAAACCAATCGGGATCGTTGATACGCTGATGATCCACCTCACGAAGCACCGGTGAACGATGAGCCCAAGCTTCCGCAGCGGTGATCAGAATTTGTTCTAGGTGGTAAAAGAAATCGTACCGCTGGCCATACAATTCGCGCAGCAGTTCAAACAGCGATTGCCAGTGGTCATGCAATCGAACTTCGAAATCGTGCCGCACACGTTCCGATGTTTTCGTTTTCTCCCAAACCGCGTCTAGCCTTGGCAGCAAACGCTGCAATGTAAGTTGTGCCTCAAACGCAAGACTTCCAGGCCTAAGGTTCCCGGACGTCCTTTTTCCTTGGCTAGGTGCACCGTTTTGGGAGGCGGCTCCGTTATTCTTCGTGCCGATCATTCGGGATAACGATATTGTCTAAGAATTGGTAGTAATGAATGCCCTCAATGATCCCTCGTGCGTGTTCCGCTTCGGCAAAGTAGACACGAGGTCGATTGCGTATCACTTCCAATTCGGGACTATAGTTCCCCACAACAACACCTAGCGTTCTACCCAGTAGCATGCCAGCGTCGTTACCGGAATCGCCTGCCACAAGAACATTGTCGGGCGAGAACCCCCATTTCCACAACAGGTGCCGCATCGACAAATCGCTGCCACCACGAACAGGAATCACGTCTAAGTACATTCCCAGGGATAGAACAACCTTAGCACGCAATCCAGCACTGCGAAGGGCCTTCTGAATTTCGGCAGGAGTCGGTGCTTTTTCTGGATCGATTTCATAGCTGATTTTATACTCGGATTGCTGAGATTCAGGCTGTATATAAAGCCCCTCGATCGAATCCAATTTTTCCCGAATCTCGGCAGGCTTCCAGGCGAATCCAATTTGCTGCCGCCAGCTGAGGTCCGGAGTCAACCGCTCTCCATAATGCAGTTGTGTCCCCGCATCGGTATCGATCAGGTCCGGTTGCGGCAGCCCCAATTCCTGAATCAAATTCAACGCGCTGTCCAATCGCCGACCGGTCGCGATCCCAAATCCAATGTGTGGGTGGTCCTTAATCAGCTGGATAAATTCGGCTAGCCCGTCAGGGTCGCCGGTCAACGTGTTATCCAAATCGGTGATGATGATCCGATCAAATTCAGGCAACCGCCGCTGCGAGTGTGTCTGTTGCAAGACAGGTGCTGCGCTATTCTGCAGGATATCATCCAAGTCTCGCAAATAGCGTTTGGCGTGGTTACTCCAGGAATAATGTTTTCGAGTACCAACGATTCCGGCTTTTGACCATTCGTCCCACTGCTCCGGTTCGGTCAACCCCCGTAGCAATGCCTTCTCGATCCCCTCGTTATCGAGCGGATCGATCAACAGCCCATTTCCGCAGTTAGCGATGATGTCGCGAGGCCCCCCATCATTGGTTGCGATAATCGGCAAACCGGTGGCTCCCGCTTCCAATAATGTCAGTCCAAACGGTTCGGTCAGCGCGGGGTTGATGAACAGCCCTCGTCGAGAGGTCGCCAAGCGATAAAGGTCCGGCACGTCTCGAGGGGTATGGTTTTTGGGATAGGCAACCTTGCCATACAAATCATACTTATCGATTTGTTCCATAATGTTACGGATGACATCTCGCTGAGCCTTGGGAAGATCTTTCAGGTCTTCACGCGTCCCCATGATGAGGACAAGATTCGCCCGTTCGCGAAGCTCTTCGCTTTCGCCGTAGACTTCAACCAACTTATGAAGATTCTTCCGCTCGTCTGGGCGAGCCAGCGTCAGAATCATTGGCTTTTCGGGTTCTTTCAAAAAGCGATGCAGTTCGTCTGCGAACGGAGTTGGTTTCCAGTCATCCGTCAGCGGGGAAAAATTATCCAGGTCCACTCCCGGCGGAATCACCTCCATCCGTGAAGGCTGGTAATGGTCGTACAATTCGTACTGCTGTTCGATCTCTTGACTGGTGCTTGTAACGACCATCGACGCGGTTTCCAGCGCGACCTCTTCCGCTTCGATCCGCTGCGTAAACTTGTACTTTCGCTCCATCGCATCCGTTGAATTGGCATGCTTGCCGACACTCAATCGCTGCTGTTTCACTCGACCGAGTGAGTGCCCCGTGAAGATAAAGGGGATATGCAGTAATTGCGCCAGATGAGCCCCCACCATCCCCGCATCGGCGTAGTGACCATGAATGATATGCGGCAAGCCATGGCGGCGAAAATGGACCAGGCATTGGTCGATGAACATTTCCAAGAATGGCCACAACGACTCTTTTTTCAAATACCGTTTAGGACCGAACGGGATCCGGACAATTTTTGCGTTCTCGCAGATAGCTTCTTCTAATTGAGCGTAATCATCATCCAGGCGGGGATCGATAATCTGCCGGGTCAATAATTCGACTTCACGGACGTGCGGCTGAGCAGCTAACTCTCGAGCCAATTCGAGGACATATTTGATCTGCCCACCGGTGTCTGAATCAAAGCCAAGCGGTGCGTCGGTCGCGCGAATTAAACCATGGAGACTAATGAGAGAAATTTTGAGTGAATTTTCTTCTTCAAGAAGTTTCATTTTGGCTTGGGGATAGACGAACGGAAAGTTGAAGACGACTAGATCCATCGACCAGCAAACACCGATTCTGTTTGCCTAACCTTAAACCCTACCCTAACTCGAAGCGGATTGCTGGCGCGCACCTAACTCAAACCAGGAAACCGGCATTCAATCAAGCAACAATGGATCCGAAAAAACGAACGTAATCATGAGTGTGCAAAAACCGTTCCAAGAACAGGATGCAGCCTGGGCATCGCTTCGACGGCAAGTTCACTGCCCCACTCAAAGGAATCGAAGCTTCCACTACTGTCCCAGTAGGGAGAAAACAGGTACCAATAACTGGCTGAGATGAATTGTGGCGTAAGCCAATTTCGATAAACTGAGGGTTTTCGTGTTTTCATTTCGAATCAACAGCAAATGAAAATCAACCTCAGAAGGTGCTAATCTGCCCTTCCTCACCTTTTATGGGCGAATTCCAAAAATGTGTTCCAAACAAACTTCGCGTATCTCGCGACGTGGTTTTACCTTAGTCGAATTGCTCGTGGTGATCGCCATCATTGGAGTGCTTGTCGGGCTGCTCCTGCCTGCGGTTCAAGCAGCCCGCGAAGCTGCTCGCCGAATGCAGTGTTCGAACAACATGAAACAGCTTGGCCTAGCCCTGCACAATTACCACGATGTCAACAAGCGATTCCCTCCATGCAGCATCGATGGTGGCGGCAAAATTGGGATTTTGGTCCGTTTGCTCCCTTTCATGGAGCAACAAAACCTCTTTGAACAGGTCCGTTACGACGGCAACTATGTTCAAAATCTTCCGAT comes from the Roseimaritima multifibrata genome and includes:
- a CDS encoding polysaccharide biosynthesis/export family protein is translated as MLLLVSTGCTALTNPIHGVPANRLPSQLFAKPKNNLVPIDISLLTLEPPRSYQLDSGDILGIYVEGVMPFVPLDKPPEPPPVNFPDASSLLPPSIGYPIPVAEDGTLSLPLLSPLNVRGLTLDQVREAIRQAYIEREIMPADKARPVVTLIQERTYNVIVVRQDNVSSNLNGEIRGSSDESSSGKLVKLPAYQNDILHALVQTGGLPGLKAKNEVQVLRSSKADKIKRAQFVSEFYRHQAAAQCDPCACPPELPADPSILRIPLRLPPGVVPSLSNDDIRLEDGDIVYIESRETEVFYTGGLLPGGEHMLPRDYDLDVLGAIAITGGNIGGTSGNGGGGGGMRGGIGGFGGVPPGQLYILRETECDGQVIIEVDLNKAIMNPRSRPLIQAGDVLILQYKCEEEIVNFGLGTFFTYGIQEMLRN
- a CDS encoding hsp70 family protein — encoded protein: MSESAEGAEETNLSRYVVGIDLGTTNCAVSFVDTTQDPWQVESLRVPQWVDLRQWERRDTLPSFHYEWTVEEAAGDAPRLPWQESSPASCVGLFARDAGGRHPGRQASSAKSWLSHDGVDRTADLLPWHGEAGVQRLSPVDVSAAYLKHLREAWDYEHPDALLADQDVVITLPASFDEVARELTVQAAKQAGLPRVYLIEEPQAAFYAWIDSQGEAWQDAVTPGQLILVCDIGGGTTDLTLIRVRAAGGGQVQFHRVAVGKHLILGGDNLDLAIAKYAESKWQADQPETKLTPSQWERLVQASRVVKETMLATERPEEYTINLPAEGARLVGGAIQISLTAAEVDQTLLDGFFPAVELNTRPEAGQSGFQEFGLPYASDPGITRHLAAFLSDHRRSGMGDDTEAADRPDLVLFNGGVMGAPAIGQRIVDSLTRWFADESDWKPTVLDNQRLDLAVSRGAAYYGMVRRGQGIRIAANLGRSYYMQVSDHPPTGLCLIPGSAEAGERFVADTHPLEMQIGTPVQFPLWVSSTRLADDVGEVIPMQSGEATPLPPICTALVQKRRRKETTLRVLVEAELSEIGTVGLHCVDPVSGQRWKLDFDIRSTLETDRTAHQGGGEAAGIVDSETVSQCEEQIASVFASDWKGDSQPPSRLVKALQSILEQPRAAWPPSLLRSFWQTLFDEQAGRRVSPQHESRWLNLLGYCLRPGYGVAVDDWRVAQTWRVIHNKLAFPAASSSIESAILWRRIAGGLTPAQQEQLVLPLNAMLRGKGVRMPTNEALENWRLVGSLERLDIQTKIEWGRLALQMSKNKKHAKLHEAMIWTIGRLGSRQLTYGPLNTTVPRDEVARWVEQLTARKADCSSLPLALVQLSLPTGDRFRDLAEHDRDAVVAWLRGAGASEHYCSLVRDGGRLETDDEAAVFGETLPLGIRLVRS
- a CDS encoding Hsp70 family protein, with protein sequence MLSTSAKFSVGIDLGTTNSVVAYTPLEESAGIPALLPIPQIVQPGQTESRFSLPSFLYLPREGELESLRGSLPIDPRNGVAGIYARQQAAENPQRVVVAAKSWLCHHRQGRGQAILPWQAPDEVSKVSAMDCTTRFLQHLVAAWEAAHPEDPLLEQQVVLTVPASFDPAARELTRQAALDAGLPADFVLLEEPQAAVYSWLAGQSDKWRQRLGTGDSLLVVDVGGGTTDLTLVSVAEEEGELILQRTAVGNHLLVGGDNMDLTLAHVVSQQLAADGHTLDPWQSVSLWHACRNAKEQLLSADGPEEQTVSVLGRGSSLIGGTLSTTISKTKAAEILLDGFFPNCNAEARPERNVASGFQDIGLPYESDPAITKQIAAFLANQNEGDSESGLAGGRPTHLLLNGGVFRSPAIRERLTATLSGWCDGKLTPLTEGEDLDHAVAIGAAYYGWTKRQGGIRIRGGTARAYYIGIETAGLAIPGMPRPLRALCVAPQGMEEGTQMDVPSDPVGVVVGTSARFRFFASTMRSEDTAGTKLDHWSPEELVESDPIELQLTSENAGDEPFVPVQFHSRITELGMFELWCRATRSDEEWKMEFNVREEGHGEPV
- a CDS encoding DUF2760 domain-containing protein, which gives rise to MALGTAFRAFFGSLFNSETSQRVQLALEGESAVSAPEPARIETAPVPPAPLPPARSDAVALLATLQREARLVDLVQEKLDAYSDAQVGAAARPCLLQCASILERVMGLQPVVAGSEGSQVEVPSGASPAAYQWIGEGSGTSGQLVHPGWKASRVDLPEWTGQDADAKIIAPAQIKH